Below is a genomic region from Phragmites australis chromosome 20, lpPhrAust1.1, whole genome shotgun sequence.
TCGGGAAATCCCCATTCATATTGGTTGAATCGTTTGGTATTGCAATATTAGCACCAATGCTTGCATCAAAAGATCCCTGTGGAAAAAATGAATTTGTTTAGAACATATGCAAATAAATGAATTATTAAAAGAGAATAACGAGCCCAGCTAGTCATCTGTCTTacaatcaattgctttggttgTTGTCCAACTTTTGTACTGTTTGCTGCATTCTTTGGATCTTCTCCTATTGAGTACACACATAAAAACGAAGGAAAATTATTACTACCTATACAAAATTGAGATGGGAAAATGTCATGTTTCAATGGGACGCACTACCTTTTTTTCTTAGCAGCCTTTGTATTGCtccattttttcttttcaagtACATTCCTTGATCTTTTAGTCTTTGGACCTTTTATCACCTGAGGAACTCTAATTGATACTTTACCTTTTAATATGTCTCCAACACATTCATTACAACTTCGAGAAACCACATAAGATTTGGCTGGTATTTGGCTTAGTGAGTTATCTGCTTCCAGTCCAACTTATCTATAGCGTTCTccaaatcatgaagaagttcttTCAAAACTAAGCACTTCAATGCAACTGATGTTGCCTTTCGAGAGATACGCGCAGCACATGTTGTCAAAGTTTCCTCATCGTTTCCTTGTTTCTCATAAAAAAACTCTCGCTTTGCATATTTTGTCCATCTGTTTAGTATATACTTACTTGGTAAGACAAAAACATCATTGATATTGAAGACTCGTAGAGCATGCTTGCACAACAGACCTATAAGTCaagtaaaataatttttagcaagATGTATTGCAAACTAGTGTAATTTTAAAAAGTGTATACATACCAATGGATTCATACTTTCTGCAGGAACATGTTATGGTCATATCCGCCGAGTTAAATACAACTATTGCTTCATCTTAAAATTTCATAGGCATAACCTTGTAAGTCATGATTGTCCCCTTGGTTTGTAATAGCTTgcatgagaaagaaaattgCTCTTTAAATTGCTCCTCAAAATCTAAATAAAGCCTCCTTGTATATGACTCAGTTGCGGTCTTCAACATAGGTAAATCTCGAATATAAGTAATCGGGATAGTGTGACGTGACTTATAGTCTGCATCTAACTCATTTTCACGGAGACTAGTAGCACACTTCTCACATTCTACTAGAAGTTCTGAAACATAGAGTTTTCTACGAAATCGTTTCTTGAAAACATTATTCATACCTTCACTCCTTTGAGTTAAGGTCATATCAGCAGTAAAAGAGTCACGGAAGACAGCAACCCACTTCTCCCGCAAATCATATTGATTTTTCATCCATGAGTTCTCCTCAAGTTTATATGTACTCAACAATTCATGAGAAAAATTATGTTACACTCAACTTCGTTAGCTCTGATTACCTCACTTAGCAATTGCTTATGTCCCATGTCTTCAGGTATTTGTAAAACTGACATGGCTTGGCAATTCTGCTAAAATGATGAAAATTAGTGGAGGAAGAACTATTGACAAGAACGGCCAACACGCAGGTAAGCAGTTAACATGAACATATAAGTTGCACGCACACCTGGATGGCAGTCCTGCCATGGAACATTGACTTGTCGTGCACGCTAGAGCTCATGTACAACACGCCCAGTTCTTCCTCACCGTTGGGGACTGCCTACTCGTCGATATTAGCGACGTCGGGCTGCTCGATGTGGACGGGCTGCTCGACGATCTCGACATAGCCGGCCTGCTCGTCGTGGACGGGTTGCTCGTCCATCTCTGCGACATCGAACTGCTCATCGTGGACGGGCTGCTCGACGATCTCGTCCAGGAGCCCGGCCATGGATGGATGGACTGTTGTAGTCATGGCTATCCCGACGGCGCCGGTATGCTCGGCGGGGACGAGCATCATCTCATCGGCGGCGACAGCCTCCACAATCTCGGCGGGGACGAGCATCGTCTCAACGGCGGTGACAACCTCCATGATCTCGGCGGTGTCGGCCTGCTCGGCGGCCATCGATCTCATCGGGAAATTGGCGGACGACGAAGCCCGCCCCTCGAGCCCTCCTGGCGGCGTGTCACCTGGTGTCAGGATCTCACATGCACGGATGCACCTGCATGCGAGGTTGATTAGGAAAGTAATTTGCGCCGGGATTAATTCCTTTGCgctgctgcatgcatgctccGGCTTGTTCCATGTCTGCTTCGGCTGCATGCGCTCGCGCGGCTGGCTCTCGGAATGCTTTGATATTGGTTCGTGGGACACCTGGCAGTCATCCGGCTGGTGCTGCAGGAGCGTCGGTTTGCAGCACGCCAGCAgagaatttttttcccttttttagaGGAGCATGCCCTAATACGATTGATAGCCTCATTAGGCCCAAGGTGTGTTGTTCGGGCAGGCGGTTTTACTAAAAGTTTTCAGTGCTGACAAGAGGATAAACAAAAAACCAAGTGGGATCATAGGCGTTACGATTGCATCTGAGGGCCACGAGTGACTTCTTTCTGAAACTCACTGCTTCCTTTTCTCTAAAGTCAAGATTATGCTTTGATCTGAGGACTCAGGAGCTTTTGTGGGTGAAAGCTCATCATTGAGCTTCGGAAGTTCTTTATTTAAAGccttcaaagattaactcatcCAAACAATGGCGTACTATACATAGGCATCTCTTAATACTTCatcataattagttttttaatattaattaggTATCCATGTAAGAAAAAAACTGATACGGCAAGCTATTTAAAGAAGAGAGATGAAACttatttcttataaaaaaaaaaagctaactCTTTACGTAATCCTAGATAATTGTGACATAATAAATTGTTTTGAGAgaacttaaaaaataaacaacacatacatatatttaaaGCTTATTTCTTAACAATAATTTCTTATCCTCACTCCTctaaaatatcataaaaaataaactattagGAATGACCATACTACCTCAGTGTTCAGTTCAGTCACGAGTGAATTGAGGGAAACGGATCAACTGTACTTCATTATTCATGTTTCTTGCTGTTGGCTGCCGAACGAGCAGTAAAAATTGGCGTGGATAATTCCCACGTAGAAAGAAGGGGTTTAGGTCTATTTATTTCGGATTCTGAATTCTAGATTACGTTCTACAATCGGATTATGCAAATAAATAGATAGATTTTGGAAGCAGATTATAGCAATCTAAACTTGGATTAACATAATACACTTCAGAGTAACTTCTACGATCCAAAATTCAGATTATCATAATCTGTAGGGAAAAAAACAAACTCTTAGTCGTGAAATCCCTGTCACATGGGTTTCCAAACGATATGTTCGTCTGTTGGGGAAATCCCTGTCACATGGGTTTCCAAACGATATGTTCGTCTGGCCCAACAGAGCTTTCCCCATGGGCTTCCCACATTTGGAATGGGCTAGGATCCGGCGGGGTTTTAAGCTTCCAAACAAGACCTAAGTGCGGTACCGCAAGAGACAAGTCAGCGTTTCGAAAGGCAAACGAGATCATGCACTGATGACTGATTGAACCAAATCTCTCCTTGACTGAACAATAGCGTTTCCCTCCTCCCTTGCACAATCAAAGCCGTGGCCTGGCCTTGACCTTTCTgcatttctattttttctgcCAGATGCATTTCTGAATTCTGACCTCTCAATTTGCAGAGTCTATCCCATCAGATAAGAATCCAGAATCAGAGCTGTAGACTGCAGTAGTGCAGCGATAGTGGAGTGCTCGGCCCCTCCGAGCAATGCTGCAGATGCCACTGCTTTGGCGATCAGaattctcttttccttttggtCATGTCAGTTTGCAAGCATCAGTAAGTTAACCAACCGTGCGCTCCTGCTCCGCACTTTATGATGCTTTTACATGTCGAATGCAAAGCTGTCTTTACCTCATCCAAACGGAACAAATTAAGAACTCACCATTTTCGGGAAAAGAAAACGAGGAATAAAAACTAATTAAACGGAGCGAGAGCTCTGAATAGAGGCCAAAATAACAGCATTCAACTCTCAAGATCTGAAAGTACATCTGAGCTTATTTTTCAGAACACGTACACCTGCAAATCCTTCCAAAGAGCAAGCCACCGAACACAAGATCCTCGTAGGAGTTTCGTAGCAAACCTCACATTTAGTGTGATGAACGGATATTTCATATCCTACGAAATTCCTATGAAATTCTGGCGTTCTAGACGGGGCAGAAGAACAGGATTACAAAGAAGCACTCTCTCTTGTGTCCAATCATCGAACACGGCTCTGTAAACTACCTGAAATCTTGTAAACGTCGTCGCGTCTCAGCGTCGCTGCTAACACGGACGGTTCGAGGTTCTTGGCTAATGCTGGCGCGGTGAAGGAGTACTTTTGCGGCTGTAAGCAGCAGCCGGGCTGTGATCAGGCCGCGCGGCGAGGCTGCTGACGCTCTTGCGCCATTTCCACGAGTCGGCCGGCGTGCTgggcagcggcggcagcaggAGGACGGCGGACCGGCGGCACAGCCCGAACGGCCACCCCTCGCAGTCCTGGAAGCACTCCCACGTCTCCGGCGAccgcagcagcggcggcggcggcgggtccATGCCCCCCGCCGACGACGCCACAGTCGCCGCGCGGCTCGTGCTGCGCGTGAAGAAGCTATTCACAGAGAAGAACGCCTCGCTCTCGTCGTCTGCGTCGAAGTGACCGCCGTCAtcggctgcctcctcctccaccacgaCGCACTTCATAGGACTTGAAACCTTCTCAAGAACGGTTCTTGGATCGAGCGGCGTATACGACCAGGTGCAGGTGCAGGTGCTTGACATCGCCGGCGTCGGCGAGTCGACGCTGCACCTCGACCGCTTCTTCATCTGCCGGTTCCTCATCTCGTTGAGGATCACCTGCAGCATCAACACAGCATGTGCCACACGCTTACGTATCCCTGAATGGATCAAGAACTCGGACGCCATGCGCTAGTGCTACCGTTACCTGCTTGGTGTCGAGCGCGTCGTCGAggccgctgtcatcgtcgctgTCCTCGCCGGAGCTCCACCCGGAGCCGGCGGGGATCCTGACGCAGGGGACATGGCAGTGCGCGTAGGTCTCCCGGATGAGGGAGGACAGGGACTTGCAGTAGTGAGTGGCGGCGGGCACCTTGGGGTGGTACTCCTGCGCCAAGCAAGGCATTGCTCCTTGATCACTAGGGAGGATCGATGCGTGCAGCGACCGATCGAGTTGTTTTTTGCGGCGTTCATACGATCGAGGCGTGCTCCTAATCCGATGAGGAGTGGTCGATATAAATGGGAGATCGAGATGTATGGAGATTGGagaatggatttccacaggagGGATGTGGACGTGCATGACAAGTGCCCTGCAACTTAAAAGAGAGGCTTGTGAGCGTGTTGGAGTTTGTAGGTAGAATTTGCAATCCTTTGGGTTGAAGGCTAAGTAAGAATACTTGAGTAGGACACTGGACGAGAAATTGCGACGTCGAATTCCAAACGGAACTTActgatgccccccccccccccctcgtatTCTACTGGTTCAATTCGTATGTTCCCGTGAACGATCGTCACAATCGCAGTATATGtattcaaatgaattttctgTTAAATTTTGGAAACCTTTTTCGAGAAGAAGTCTAGCTAATCAAGCACGAAACAAACGTGATCGCAGTTGGAGATAATTTTATATGGACTACGACCGACAGGGTAAAATAGTGCCGCCACAGGAGCACAGTTGCAACACTAGTTTTTCAATCCCGGTACACTTTTCCGGTGAAACGTCGCGGTTTGGATAAATTCGCCGTCTTGACTACACTCACACACCGGCCAGCACTCGCCGATCCACGCATACGACGGCGGAGGACTACCGAGCGCTAGCCGTGCAGCGTACTCATCAATGCGCAACAGTCGAAGGCTTGCTCGACGCGCCAACGTTCGGTgacgagagaaagagagagagagcgcgcgcGACACTTTAGACTTTGGAGCCGCCGGCCGGCCTACGAAACGCGCGCGACGTGCTCCGGCGGTTGCCATGGCGGCATCAGACCAAGCCGGCACGCGCGTACCAGCTCGCTCGGCTCCGGGCTCGCTTCCACAGGTAGTGCAAGTGCTCGCCGCGCGGCAAGATGCGCTCGCTCGCTCGTCGTGGCCGTTGTTTTCGCGCCTCTCTTGTAGCAAACGCTAAACCAACCACGCACCCACCCGGTGCCAAGTGGTGTGAGGCGACACGCGTAGGCTATCATTACTCAACGATGGTGTGGTCATCGAGCACTGAGGAGACAAAGCTGCCAGTAGAAGTGCAGAACTTGTGCGACATTCCGGAacgaaagggagagagaaatgGAGGCAAGCATTTTCAGGAAGTGGTTTCATGTAGCTTTCAGGGATACAGGGAATCAAGGAACGGGATGCGCGAAGATTTCTTTTGTAGGAGCAATAAGCTCGAAGGATATCATGCTGTGAGGATCTGGTTCTGGAAATGAAATTCTTCGTTTCATCTAGTATAAGTTCGGAAAGATAAATGAGAAGTGTGAGAACAAAGGGATAACAAGGTGAGCAAGTTGTCTTGTACAAGTTTTTCAGAGGGTCTTGTACAAATTCTTTGCCGTGGATGGCAAGCAGTTCTTGACAGTGAACCATGTAAATGCGTAAGAACACAAAAACAGTGGAAGCAGAACAAATGTGAGATGTGTTCTCGTTGTCTTGTACAGATGACTTGCCTGTAACGGCAGATATAGCTTTACAAACCGATACATTATCCACTAGCATTAGCACACCACACAGTTTGTTCTGCATGGGATGCTATCCTTGCTTAGCAGTACAGATACGGTCACAATATGCTGCGTCAGGAGATCCAGAGCCTGCTGAACTATCATTTTATTGAATGCAGCAACGGCCACAACCAACAtggatttcttgtcaaggaacTATAAAGAATAGCGAGCCTTCATTTTAGCTGCTGGATAGCCAGGATAGGTGAATGACTGACAGATGAGAGCATTAAATCAGCCCATAAACAACATTAACCAAAGAAGATGTACTGAATAACCACCACATAAACATCTTTAATTCCCAGCAGATGGAATTGACAATGGTAGTTAGCTGATTACAACGGTCCAAGCGTCATTTATCAGTGTAG
It encodes:
- the LOC133901827 gene encoding uncharacterized protein LOC133901827, whose translation is MHVHIPPVEIHSPISIHLDLPFISTTPHRIRSTPRSYERRKKQLDRSLHASILPSDQGAMPCLAQEYHPKVPAATHYCKSLSSLIRETYAHCHVPCVRIPAGSGWSSGEDSDDDSGLDDALDTKQVILNEMRNRQMKKRSRCSVDSPTPAMSSTCTCTWSYTPLDPRTVLEKVSSPMKCVVVEEEAADDGGHFDADDESEAFFSVNSFFTRSTSRAATVASSAGGMDPPPPPLLRSPETWECFQDCEGWPFGLCRRSAVLLLPPLPSTPADSWKWRKSVSSLAARPDHSPAAAYSRKSTPSPRQH